The genomic region GGAAATATCCTGCCCTTCCAAAGCCTTGAATGCACTCTCATATTCAGTCCCGGCAAATCCAAGGGTCAAGCCACCGGTTTCGTGGTCAGCAACAATGATTACCAATGTGTCGCCGGAATGCTGCTTGTAGTAGTCTATGGCCTTCTGTACGGCATCATTGAAAGCAAGCGTGTCAATTATGGATGTCTTGGCATCATTGGCATGGCAGGCATGGTCAATCCTGCCACCTTCGACCATAAGGAAGAATCCGTCATCATCCTTGCTCAAAAGCTGGATTGCCTTGTCGGTCATCTGGGCCAAGGTCGGTTGGTCAGCTTTGTCTATGGCATAGCTCAGATGGGAAGCAGAGAACAATCCCAGTACCTTGTCACCGGCTTTGGGTTGGTATGCAAGGAAATCAGCAGTCTTTCCATCACCGACAAACGTGGTATAGCCCTTGGCACTCATTTCCTTGGTCAGGTCCCTTCCGTCAGTTCGCTTTGATTTCAAGCTTCCACCTTGTCCGACAAAGTTACGGTAACCACCACCTGCAAGGAAATCGACACCAGAAAGGCTTTCATCTATGGCAATGGCATTCTCGTCGTCCCTGTCGACATTATGGGCAAGGAACACTGCAGGAGTTGCATGGGTCACACGGGTCGTAGTCAGTACACCTGTAGCTTTTCCTTGTTGCTGGGCTTCAGCAAGAATGGATGTAAGAGGAGTATGGTTGTCATCGACTGAAATTGCACCACAATAGGTCTTATGGCCAGTAGCAATGGCTGTTCCTGCTGCAGCGGAATCGGTAATCAGCCTGTCGCTTGCATAAGTAGTGGTCATACCTTGGTGAGGGAAATCCTCAAAACTCAGCTTGCCCATCCAATTGCCGTCCTCTGCTCCGAGATAGGCATCGGCAGCAGCAATCTGGGGTACACCCATTCCGTCTCCGATCAGCAGGATCACATGTTTTGCACGTCCTGCCTGGCTTCCGTTCGGCTGGAGTACCGCCGATGTTTCAACTTCCCCTTCTGCAACCAGCAGACAGCTGGCAGTAAGCAGTACGGATACGATACTTAAGATTCGTTTCATATATTTCTCCTAATTGAGGTACTTCTACCGTAGGAGAAAAAAATAAGACAAATGTTAAGCACACATTAGAAAACCATGAAATACAGACAGATATACATCGGGTACAAGTGATGCACATGACCTATTTGCCGGAAAACCTGATCTTTTGCCAGATATCATTGTACTTTTCCAATCCTGCACCGACATCATCCTTGATCTGGCAGGAAGCAAGCTGACTGGTAGCATACATGGGCACAGTCGTCATATACGCAGCTGCAGCCTCATTGACACTGGGAGGAAAACGGAACTCATCAAGAAATTGTGCATATACGTCAGGTCTATGGATAAAATTCATGAACAGCATGGCAAGTTCAGGATCCTTGGCTCCCTTTGGGATACACATGGAATCAATATACATCGGGCCGCCTTCCTTGGGAACGAAATAATCGACCTTGTCCCAATCACTTTCCTTCAGTTCACCGAATACAATTTCAGGATACCCTTGAACCACATAGAAATCACCGGAAGCAAAACTTTTCCCGAACCCTTCACTGTCAAACTTGGCCAAGTTCGGCTTCCAGACCTTGTTGACGACATACTCTGCCTGTGCAAGCTGTCCATCATCCAGTGTATTGACACTATAGCCCTTGTACGCCAAGGCATCACCCAAGACTTCCCTCATATCATCCATCATGCTCATATGCCCGGCAAGATCGGTACGGGAAAAGATATCCCAACTGTGATCATAGCCATGGACCTTTTCCTTGTTTACCGAAACGCCGGCTGCACCCATGAAATACGGAACCGAATAGACAAACCCAGGATCATATGTCGCCTTTTCCTTGACCAAGGCAGAAAGGTATTTCACATTCGGAATCTTCGAAAGGTCAATTTTCTCCAGCATGCCAAGTTTGATCAAGATGGAAACATAATCCTGTGATGGAAAGATAACATCGTACCCTGTCGCACCACAGAGGAGCTTTGCAAACATTTCTTCATTTGAAGCAAAGTTGTCAACTTCAACATTGACATCAT from Spirochaetia bacterium harbors:
- a CDS encoding alkaline phosphatase, which produces MKRILSIVSVLLTASCLLVAEGEVETSAVLQPNGSQAGRAKHVILLIGDGMGVPQIAAADAYLGAEDGNWMGKLSFEDFPHQGMTTTYASDRLITDSAAAGTAIATGHKTYCGAISVDDNHTPLTSILAEAQQQGKATGVLTTTRVTHATPAVFLAHNVDRDDENAIAIDESLSGVDFLAGGGYRNFVGQGGSLKSKRTDGRDLTKEMSAKGYTTFVGDGKTADFLAYQPKAGDKVLGLFSASHLSYAIDKADQPTLAQMTDKAIQLLSKDDDGFFLMVEGGRIDHACHANDAKTSIIDTLAFNDAVQKAIDYYKQHSGDTLVIIVADHETGGLTLGFAGTEYESAFKALEGQDISYENYTENAFAQYKETHTAANCSLDDLKGDLKNYFGLDNLTAQESVELAAALKRSMDGEVIKSAYTDDYLLYGGYEPFVMEITHVLNSRAGIGWTTYSHTAVPVATYAEGPDSQLVNGMMDNVDIYKVMADALGIRK
- a CDS encoding extracellular solute-binding protein; translated protein: MKKRDLLSIFAVVLTSCLLVSCSSKKKTLYLFNWTCYTPQSVIEEFENTYDVNVEVDNFASNEEMFAKLLCGATGYDVIFPSQDYVSILIKLGMLEKIDLSKIPNVKYLSALVKEKATYDPGFVYSVPYFMGAAGVSVNKEKVHGYDHSWDIFSRTDLAGHMSMMDDMREVLGDALAYKGYSVNTLDDGQLAQAEYVVNKVWKPNLAKFDSEGFGKSFASGDFYVVQGYPEIVFGELKESDWDKVDYFVPKEGGPMYIDSMCIPKGAKDPELAMLFMNFIHRPDVYAQFLDEFRFPPSVNEAAAAYMTTVPMYATSQLASCQIKDDVGAGLEKYNDIWQKIRFSGK